In Gulosibacter molinativorax, a single window of DNA contains:
- a CDS encoding peptidylprolyl isomerase, translated as MADSAKTREERRRARQYEAHMVVNDVQKDRRRRDNRIGIIALVAVAVLAVGAQLGFSFTGGSTSVADPTTTPTEAVPTDPAQAEPTGTPPAPAIAEDREWTGTMTLNDIPLGITIDGENAPQAAANFIDLSQTGFYDNVGCHRLTTEGIFVLQCGDPTGTGTGGPGYQFGPLENVPADGVYPAGTIAMARAQAEDSQGSQFFIVYEDTQLPAPGYTVFGQVTSGLDELKTAVIDAGVDPTTSGSTMDGTPMVPVQITDITLQ; from the coding sequence GTGGCCGACTCCGCCAAGACCCGAGAAGAGCGTCGTCGCGCACGCCAGTATGAGGCTCACATGGTGGTGAACGACGTGCAGAAGGATCGTCGCCGTCGGGACAACCGCATCGGCATCATCGCGCTCGTGGCGGTGGCCGTTCTCGCTGTCGGCGCCCAGCTCGGGTTTAGCTTCACGGGCGGCAGCACCTCCGTCGCAGATCCGACCACGACCCCGACCGAGGCGGTACCGACGGACCCCGCGCAGGCCGAACCGACCGGCACACCGCCTGCCCCAGCCATCGCCGAGGACCGCGAGTGGACCGGCACGATGACCCTCAACGACATCCCGCTCGGCATCACGATCGACGGCGAGAACGCGCCGCAGGCCGCGGCCAACTTTATCGACCTCTCGCAAACCGGGTTCTACGACAACGTCGGCTGCCACCGCCTCACCACCGAGGGCATCTTCGTGCTGCAGTGCGGCGACCCCACCGGCACCGGTACCGGCGGCCCCGGATACCAGTTTGGTCCCCTCGAGAACGTTCCTGCGGACGGCGTCTATCCCGCCGGCACGATCGCAATGGCGCGCGCTCAGGCCGAGGATTCGCAGGGCTCGCAGTTCTTCATCGTGTACGAGGACACCCAGCTGCCCGCACCCGGCTACACCGTGTTCGGACAGGTCACGAGCGGCCTCGACGAACTGAAGACTGCCGTCATCGACGCGGGGGTGGACCCGACCACCTCGGGCTCGACCATGGACGGCACTCCGATGGTGCCCGTGCAGATCACGGACATCACGCTGCAGTAG
- the rpsD gene encoding 30S ribosomal protein S4, with amino-acid sequence MSKKTRTRSKVRLSRALGVALTPKAARALEKRPYAPGQHGRTRRRTESDYAVRLREKQRLRAQYGLREKQLRIAFEEARKTPGLTGENLVELLEMRLDSLVLRAGFARTTAQARQLVVHRHILVNGKIVDRPSFRVKPGQLIHVKPRSEELEIFQVAAAGGHAEVLPAVPGYLEVELDKLQAKLDRRPKREEVPIQCEVQLVVEYYAAR; translated from the coding sequence TTGTCTAAGAAGACCCGTACCCGCTCGAAGGTGCGCCTGTCGCGCGCCCTCGGCGTTGCCCTGACTCCGAAGGCCGCCCGCGCCCTCGAAAAGCGTCCCTACGCACCCGGCCAGCACGGCCGTACCCGTCGTCGCACCGAGAGCGACTACGCCGTTCGTCTGCGCGAGAAGCAGCGTCTTCGCGCCCAGTACGGCCTGCGTGAGAAGCAGCTGCGCATCGCGTTCGAAGAGGCTCGCAAGACCCCGGGTCTGACCGGTGAGAACCTCGTCGAGCTCCTGGAGATGCGTCTCGACTCGCTCGTGCTGCGTGCCGGGTTCGCCCGCACCACTGCACAGGCTCGTCAGCTCGTCGTGCACCGTCACATCCTCGTCAACGGCAAGATCGTTGACCGCCCGTCGTTCCGCGTGAAGCCGGGTCAGCTCATCCACGTGAAGCCGCGCTCGGAAGAGCTCGAGATCTTCCAGGTTGCCGCCGCCGGTGGCCACGCCGAGGTTCTCCCCGCAGTTCCGGGCTACCTCGAGGTTGAGCTCGACAAGCTCCAGGCGAAGCTCGACCGTCGCCCGAAGCGTGAAGAAGTACCCATCCAGTGTGAGGTACAGCTCGTGGTCGAGTACTACGCAGCACGCTAG
- a CDS encoding RelA/SpoT family protein: MSDQSSISMRRLVPRIFTKSPASPEISPLIRTIRRQDPKADTALVERAYATAKKWHEGQYRKSGEEYITHPVAVATILAELGIGPITIAAALLHDTVEDTDYSLDDLRAEFGDEIAMLVDGVTKLDKVTYGDAAQAETVRKMIVAMSKDIRVLVIKLADRLHNARTWGFMPAAKAKKKARETLEIYAPLAHRMGIQAMKNELEELSFAVLQPKIYSEIEHLVSERQPQRERYLNRVMGEIRGDLRDMRVRGEVVGRPKELYSIYQKMVVRGREFDEIYDLIAIRVIVDTVRDCYAVLGAIHARWTPMPGRFKDYIATPKFNLYQSLHTTVIGPDGKAVEIQIRTYEMHQRAEYGVAAHWMYKQNVNSGRQELANDGKNEMAWLKRINDWQQETSDSDEFLDSLRFEIGAKEVYVFTPQGKVIGLPQSATPVDFAYAIHTDVGHRTMGAKVNGRLVSLDTKLNTGDTVEIFTSKNPDAGPKQDWLSFVSSPRARNKIRQWFTKERRDEAIEIGKDQIAKAMRKQQWRYSADQVQEAFATVASRLRYVDVSGLFAAVGDGNVSLQSVMEKLSGELSVDSDSVEEISEPQHITGTEVTQDAVSDSGVLVRGAPDILVKIAKCCTPVPGDEIVGFITRGQGVSVHRSDCRNVTELERQPERMIDVEWAERSKALFLVNIQVEALDRAGLLSDITRVLSEYHVNILSASVHTSKARVAISKFSFQMGDTVHLDRLLAAVRHIDGIYDVYRVHNT; the protein is encoded by the coding sequence ATGAGCGATCAGAGTTCAATCTCCATGCGCCGCCTCGTGCCGCGGATCTTCACGAAGTCTCCCGCGAGCCCCGAAATCTCGCCGCTCATCCGGACGATTCGCCGGCAGGATCCGAAGGCCGACACGGCGCTCGTCGAGCGCGCGTATGCGACCGCGAAGAAGTGGCACGAGGGCCAGTACCGCAAGTCGGGTGAGGAGTACATCACCCACCCGGTCGCCGTCGCCACGATTCTCGCCGAGCTTGGCATCGGCCCGATCACGATCGCTGCGGCACTACTGCACGACACGGTCGAGGACACGGACTACTCCCTCGACGACCTTCGCGCCGAGTTCGGCGACGAGATCGCGATGCTCGTCGACGGTGTCACCAAGCTCGACAAGGTCACGTACGGGGATGCGGCGCAGGCCGAGACCGTGCGCAAGATGATCGTCGCGATGTCGAAGGACATCCGCGTGCTCGTCATCAAGCTCGCCGACCGCTTACATAACGCGCGCACGTGGGGCTTCATGCCAGCGGCGAAGGCGAAGAAGAAGGCCCGCGAAACCCTCGAAATCTACGCTCCGCTCGCGCACCGCATGGGTATCCAGGCGATGAAGAACGAACTCGAAGAGCTCTCGTTCGCCGTGCTGCAGCCGAAGATCTACTCCGAGATCGAACACCTCGTGAGCGAGCGCCAGCCGCAGCGCGAGCGGTATCTCAACCGAGTCATGGGGGAGATCCGCGGCGACCTGCGAGACATGCGCGTGCGGGGCGAGGTCGTTGGCCGACCAAAAGAGCTCTACTCGATCTACCAGAAAATGGTCGTGCGTGGACGCGAGTTCGATGAGATCTACGACCTCATCGCGATCCGGGTAATCGTCGACACGGTCCGCGACTGTTACGCGGTGCTCGGTGCAATCCACGCACGCTGGACGCCGATGCCCGGGCGGTTCAAGGACTACATCGCGACCCCGAAGTTCAACCTCTACCAGTCGCTCCACACGACAGTGATCGGGCCCGACGGTAAGGCCGTCGAGATTCAGATTCGTACCTACGAGATGCACCAGCGCGCCGAGTACGGCGTTGCGGCGCACTGGATGTACAAGCAGAACGTCAACTCGGGCCGACAGGAGCTCGCGAATGACGGCAAGAACGAGATGGCGTGGCTCAAGCGCATCAACGACTGGCAGCAGGAGACGAGCGACTCCGATGAGTTCCTCGACTCCCTTCGCTTCGAGATTGGCGCGAAGGAGGTCTACGTCTTCACGCCGCAGGGCAAGGTGATCGGCCTCCCGCAGTCGGCGACGCCGGTCGACTTCGCCTACGCGATTCACACGGACGTCGGCCACCGCACGATGGGTGCGAAGGTCAACGGCCGCCTTGTCTCGCTCGACACGAAGCTGAACACGGGCGACACCGTCGAGATCTTCACCTCGAAGAACCCGGACGCGGGTCCGAAACAGGACTGGCTCTCGTTCGTGTCCTCGCCGCGTGCCCGCAACAAGATCCGCCAGTGGTTCACGAAGGAGCGCCGCGACGAGGCGATCGAGATCGGCAAGGACCAGATTGCCAAGGCGATGCGCAAGCAGCAGTGGCGCTACTCGGCCGATCAGGTCCAAGAGGCATTCGCCACGGTCGCCTCGCGACTTCGCTACGTTGATGTCTCCGGGCTCTTCGCCGCGGTGGGCGACGGCAACGTCTCACTCCAGTCGGTCATGGAGAAGCTCAGCGGCGAACTGAGCGTCGACAGCGATAGCGTCGAGGAAATCTCCGAGCCACAGCACATTACCGGCACGGAGGTGACGCAGGATGCGGTCAGCGACTCGGGCGTGCTGGTGCGAGGTGCCCCGGACATCCTGGTCAAGATTGCCAAGTGCTGCACCCCGGTGCCGGGCGACGAGATTGTCGGCTTCATTACTCGCGGCCAGGGCGTGTCGGTTCACCGCAGCGATTGCCGGAACGTGACCGAGCTTGAGCGGCAGCCCGAGCGCATGATTGACGTCGAGTGGGCGGAGCGGTCGAAGGCGCTGTTCCTCGTGAACATCCAGGTCGAGGCCCTTGACCGCGCGGGGCTGTTGAGCGACATTACCCGCGTGCTGTCCGAGTACCACGTGAACATCCTTTCGGCGTCGGTGCACACGTCGAAGGCGCGCGTCGCGATCTCGAAGTTCTCATTTCAGATGGGCGACACGGTGCACCTCGACCGACTCCTCGCCGCGGTGCGCCACATCGACGGCATCTACGACGTCTACCGCGTCCACAACACCTAA
- a CDS encoding replication-associated recombination protein A gives MTDQATLGGGGTAPLAARMRPRNLDEVVGQQHLLRPGSPLRRLADAEAKNTAGISVILWGPPGSGKTTIAQALAGSGKRRFVQLSAISAGVKDVRKVMDDALRERDFYDEQTVLFLDEIHRFTKAQQDALLPGVEQGWVTLVAATTENPSFSVISPLLSRSLLLTLRPLEDADVGELVDRAIEAPQGLGGAVTIEPEARSAIIRLASGDARRALTTLEASASGAQADGHTAVTPEDVEGASDQALLRYDQNGDEHYDVISAFIKSIRGSDPDAAVHYLARMIVAGEDPRFIARRLIVHAAEDIGMADPQALLVAEAAASAVQLIGMPEGRIPLAEATIYLATAPKSNSTIVAIDSAITEVKAGGIGRVPPPLRDAHYAGAAKLGHGKGYRYPHDDPSGVVEQQYLPDPLVGREYYSPTEHGWEREISSRLEKLRRITRQ, from the coding sequence ATGACTGATCAGGCGACACTGGGTGGGGGCGGCACGGCACCGCTTGCCGCGCGGATGCGACCGCGAAACCTCGACGAGGTCGTCGGGCAGCAGCACCTGCTTCGCCCCGGCTCCCCGCTGCGGCGGCTTGCGGATGCCGAGGCGAAGAACACGGCCGGCATCTCGGTGATTCTGTGGGGCCCGCCGGGCTCAGGCAAGACGACGATCGCGCAGGCCCTCGCCGGCTCCGGGAAGCGGCGCTTCGTGCAGCTTTCCGCCATCTCGGCCGGCGTGAAGGACGTCCGCAAGGTTATGGACGACGCGCTGCGAGAGCGCGACTTCTACGACGAACAGACGGTGCTGTTTCTCGACGAGATCCACCGCTTTACCAAGGCTCAGCAGGATGCGCTGCTCCCAGGCGTCGAACAGGGCTGGGTCACGCTCGTGGCCGCGACGACCGAGAACCCCTCGTTCTCGGTCATCTCGCCGCTGCTGAGTCGCTCGCTGCTGCTGACGCTTCGCCCCCTCGAGGATGCGGATGTCGGGGAGCTGGTCGATCGCGCGATCGAGGCGCCCCAGGGTCTCGGCGGCGCCGTGACGATCGAGCCGGAGGCACGCTCCGCGATCATCCGCCTCGCGAGCGGGGACGCGCGCCGCGCACTGACGACCCTCGAAGCATCCGCCTCGGGTGCCCAGGCCGACGGACACACCGCGGTAACCCCGGAGGACGTCGAGGGCGCGAGTGACCAGGCCCTGCTGCGCTACGACCAGAACGGGGACGAGCACTACGACGTCATTTCCGCGTTCATCAAGTCGATTCGAGGTTCGGACCCGGACGCGGCCGTCCACTATCTCGCGCGAATGATCGTCGCGGGCGAGGATCCGCGATTCATCGCCCGCAGGCTCATCGTCCACGCCGCCGAAGACATCGGCATGGCGGATCCCCAGGCGCTGCTCGTCGCGGAGGCCGCGGCGAGCGCCGTGCAGCTGATCGGCATGCCCGAGGGCCGCATCCCGCTCGCCGAGGCGACCATCTATCTCGCGACCGCACCGAAATCGAACTCGACGATCGTCGCGATCGATTCGGCGATCACCGAGGTCAAGGCCGGAGGGATCGGCCGCGTGCCGCCGCCGCTGCGCGACGCACACTATGCGGGCGCCGCCAAGCTCGGGCACGGCAAGGGGTACCGTTATCCCCACGATGACCCGAGCGGTGTCGTCGAGCAACAGTATCTGCCCGACCCGCTCGTGGGGCGGGAATACTACTCGCCAACCGAGCACGGCTGGGAGCGCGAGATCTCAAGCCGGCTCGAGAAGCTGCGGCGCATCACGCGCCAGTAG
- a CDS encoding DUF948 domain-containing protein yields MSGGDIAGLIAAGVFLVLVALLAVPIIKLGGVFDELRRGIRESVDEITPTLAETQVTLQETNKQLAKVDSITTNVHEVTDNVNSLVALTASTVGGPLIKLAGFSAAAVAGFKALRPERGKRR; encoded by the coding sequence ATGTCAGGTGGTGACATCGCCGGTCTCATCGCGGCAGGTGTGTTCCTCGTTCTCGTCGCGCTGCTCGCGGTGCCCATCATCAAGCTCGGTGGCGTGTTTGATGAGTTGCGTCGCGGCATTCGCGAATCGGTAGACGAAATCACGCCGACGCTTGCGGAGACGCAGGTCACCCTGCAGGAGACGAACAAACAGCTCGCGAAGGTCGACTCGATCACGACGAACGTGCACGAGGTGACTGACAACGTCAACTCGCTCGTCGCCCTGACGGCCTCGACCGTGGGCGGCCCGCTGATCAAGCTCGCTGGCTTCTCGGCGGCCGCGGTGGCCGGGTTCAAAGCGCTTCGCCCGGAGCGCGGCAAGCGCCGCTAG
- the ruvX gene encoding Holliday junction resolvase RuvX: MRRGIRFGVDVGKARIGIARSDPDGLLAVPLETVKRDLEGDGHVRRIVELVEEYEAFELIVGHPLNMRGESTPSTEDAVGVAQALAAIVGVPVRLLDERLTTVSAAKQFRAAGKQASRSRQVIDQAAAVVLLQDALDRERQHDQPPGIEVSTS, encoded by the coding sequence ATGCGCCGCGGCATTCGCTTCGGTGTTGACGTCGGGAAAGCACGGATCGGCATCGCCCGTTCCGATCCCGACGGCCTGCTCGCAGTTCCCCTCGAGACCGTCAAGCGCGATCTTGAGGGGGACGGCCACGTGCGACGCATCGTCGAGCTCGTTGAGGAATACGAGGCGTTCGAGCTCATCGTTGGGCATCCGCTGAATATGCGCGGTGAATCGACCCCCTCGACTGAGGATGCGGTGGGAGTCGCCCAAGCATTGGCCGCTATTGTCGGTGTGCCGGTCCGGCTGTTGGACGAACGCCTCACTACAGTGAGTGCGGCCAAGCAGTTTCGGGCCGCCGGGAAGCAGGCCTCTCGCTCGCGCCAGGTGATCGATCAGGCCGCTGCGGTGGTGCTGTTGCAGGATGCGCTGGACCGCGAACGCCAGCACGATCAGCCGCCCGGAATCGAAGTTTCGACCTCCTAG
- the alaS gene encoding alanine--tRNA ligase — MQTAEIKRRFLNFFEERNHTVVPSASLVSDDPTVMFTIAGMVPFIPYMTGVVPAPWPRATSVQKCIRTNDIEEVGRTPRHGTFFQMCGNFSFGDYFKREAIEFAWTFLTASQDDGGLGFNPHDLWVTVYRGDEDAYRYWREIAGIPEERIQRLGEDTNYWSAGKPGGPAGPDSEIFFDRGPAYGIDGGPATDDDRYVEIWNLVFMQYERGADKGDGTFELLGELPQKNIDTGMGLERIAFLLQGVENMYEIDQVRPVLDLAASLSGKAYGGRDEDDVRMRVIADHVRSALMLIGDGVQPGNEGRGYILRRLLRRVVRNMRLLGVEEATFPQLFPASMRAMKDAYPELERDFDRISRTAYAEEEAFLRTLAQGTTIFEEAVSGAKSSGSAQLAGDVAFKLHDTYGFPIDLTMEMAEEAGLKVNRDKFNELMTEQRERAKADAKSRRSALADLSVYKDFRALGETAFVGYDELRAESEVLGIIVDGESSPVARSGQVAEIIVAETTLYAEAGGQDADQGWLIAPSGGFEARVDDVQKPVAGLIAHTVTVTEGEIAVGERVETVVDEVYRRQASEAHTATHLIHAALRDTLGPDAHQSGSYNKAGYMRLDFTWSQPLSKETRIELEEISNAAVRADYEIITKEMALADAKALGARALFGEKYGSVVRMVEIGGPWSRELCGGTHVAGTSEVGLVNLIGESSVGSQNRRVEAFVGRNAFADFATERAIVRELSSGLKVPREKVTERVEDLLQGLKRAEKKIAQLEAAALRGRVPELVGGAAQVGSIAYVGGSLGTVGSADDVRQLVLDVRERLGSEASVVALGGESNGKPIIVIATNEASRELGVKAGALVKLAAGILGGGGGGKPDVAQGGGQDAAKLPEALEAVRRELQNI; from the coding sequence ATGCAGACTGCAGAAATCAAGCGTCGATTCCTCAATTTCTTTGAAGAGCGCAACCACACGGTCGTGCCCTCCGCGTCGCTCGTCTCCGACGACCCCACCGTGATGTTCACGATCGCGGGAATGGTCCCGTTCATCCCATACATGACCGGCGTCGTGCCGGCACCGTGGCCGCGGGCAACCAGCGTGCAGAAATGCATCCGCACCAACGACATCGAAGAGGTCGGCCGCACTCCGCGTCATGGCACCTTCTTCCAGATGTGTGGCAACTTCTCGTTCGGCGATTACTTCAAGCGCGAGGCGATCGAATTCGCGTGGACCTTCCTTACCGCCTCGCAGGATGACGGTGGCCTCGGCTTCAACCCGCACGACCTGTGGGTAACGGTCTATCGCGGCGACGAGGACGCGTACCGCTACTGGCGCGAGATCGCGGGGATTCCTGAGGAGCGCATCCAGCGCCTCGGGGAGGACACGAACTACTGGTCGGCCGGTAAGCCAGGCGGCCCCGCGGGCCCGGACTCGGAGATCTTCTTCGACCGCGGCCCGGCGTACGGCATCGATGGGGGACCTGCGACCGACGACGACCGCTACGTCGAGATCTGGAACCTCGTGTTCATGCAGTACGAGCGCGGTGCCGATAAGGGCGATGGCACGTTCGAGCTGCTCGGCGAGCTGCCGCAGAAGAACATCGACACCGGCATGGGCCTCGAGCGCATCGCGTTCCTGCTCCAGGGCGTCGAGAACATGTACGAGATCGACCAGGTGCGCCCGGTGCTCGACCTCGCGGCAAGCCTGTCGGGCAAGGCCTATGGCGGGCGCGACGAAGATGACGTGCGGATGCGCGTCATCGCTGACCACGTGCGCTCGGCGCTGATGCTGATCGGCGACGGCGTGCAGCCCGGCAACGAGGGTCGCGGCTACATCCTGCGCCGCCTCCTGCGCCGCGTCGTGCGCAACATGCGCCTCCTCGGCGTCGAGGAAGCCACCTTCCCGCAGCTTTTCCCCGCCTCGATGCGGGCGATGAAGGATGCGTATCCCGAGCTCGAGCGCGATTTCGACCGAATCTCGCGCACGGCCTACGCCGAGGAGGAGGCGTTCCTGCGCACCCTCGCACAGGGCACGACGATCTTCGAGGAGGCGGTTTCGGGCGCGAAGAGCAGCGGCTCGGCACAGCTCGCCGGTGATGTCGCGTTCAAGCTGCACGACACCTACGGCTTCCCGATCGACCTGACGATGGAGATGGCCGAGGAGGCCGGGCTCAAGGTCAACCGTGACAAGTTCAACGAGCTCATGACCGAGCAGCGTGAGCGCGCGAAGGCGGACGCAAAGTCGCGCCGATCCGCGCTCGCCGACCTGTCGGTGTACAAGGACTTCCGCGCGCTTGGCGAGACCGCGTTCGTCGGCTACGACGAGCTGCGCGCCGAATCCGAGGTGCTCGGCATCATCGTTGACGGCGAGAGCTCGCCGGTCGCGCGCAGCGGCCAGGTGGCAGAGATAATCGTCGCCGAAACCACGCTCTACGCGGAGGCCGGTGGCCAGGATGCGGACCAGGGGTGGCTCATCGCGCCCTCGGGCGGGTTCGAGGCCCGCGTCGATGACGTCCAGAAGCCGGTCGCCGGGCTGATCGCGCACACCGTGACCGTCACCGAGGGCGAGATCGCCGTCGGGGAGCGAGTCGAGACTGTGGTCGACGAGGTCTACCGCCGCCAGGCGAGCGAGGCACACACCGCGACCCACCTCATCCACGCCGCACTGCGTGACACCCTCGGGCCGGATGCGCACCAGTCAGGCTCGTACAACAAGGCCGGCTACATGCGTCTCGACTTCACGTGGAGCCAGCCGCTGAGCAAGGAAACGCGCATCGAGCTCGAGGAAATCTCGAACGCTGCGGTGCGTGCGGACTACGAGATCATCACCAAGGAAATGGCACTCGCAGACGCGAAGGCACTCGGCGCCCGCGCGCTGTTCGGCGAGAAGTACGGCTCGGTCGTGCGCATGGTCGAGATCGGCGGACCTTGGTCGCGCGAGCTCTGCGGAGGTACGCACGTGGCTGGCACGTCCGAGGTTGGCCTCGTGAACCTCATTGGCGAATCGAGCGTCGGTTCGCAGAACCGCCGCGTCGAGGCGTTCGTCGGCCGCAACGCCTTCGCCGATTTCGCGACGGAACGCGCGATCGTGCGCGAGCTGTCGAGCGGGCTCAAGGTGCCGCGCGAAAAGGTGACCGAGCGCGTCGAGGACCTGCTTCAGGGCCTCAAGCGTGCCGAGAAGAAGATTGCCCAGCTCGAGGCCGCGGCGCTCCGTGGCCGCGTCCCCGAACTCGTCGGCGGCGCAGCTCAGGTCGGCTCGATCGCCTATGTCGGCGGTTCGCTCGGCACGGTCGGCTCGGCCGACGATGTGCGCCAGCTGGTGCTGGATGTGCGGGAGCGGCTCGGGAGCGAGGCCTCGGTCGTCGCGCTCGGCGGCGAATCGAACGGCAAGCCGATCATCGTGATCGCGACGAATGAGGCCTCGCGCGAGCTCGGCGTCAAGGCTGGCGCGCTCGTCAAGCTCGCTGCGGGCATCCTCGGCGGTGGTGGCGGCGGTAAGCCGGACGTCGCGCAGGGCGGCGGCCAGGATGCTGCCAAGTTGCCCGAGGCGCTCGAGGCAGTTCGTCGCGAACTGCAAAACATTTAA
- a CDS encoding DUF349 domain-containing protein produces MSGLPVHPFGRVDEDGTVYVTEGDTERSVGQYPDGSPEEALAYFVRKFDDLAGQVTLLEQRARAGANAADVAKSVRHLREQLDGANAVGDLAALRTRLDALDTEVEELSGQQKEAQQAALTEALAHREAIVVEAEKLAAQNPASIQWKKTSAQVDELFAQWQQHQKDGPRLPKNDANALWKRFRTARTHLDTERRKFFADLDSKHKEARDAKQRIIERAEALAPKGADGVPEYRELLDEWKSVGRAGRKHDDALWDKFKAAGDVLFQAKAEIDAKDNEEFSENLVAKQALLDEAEPLLKVTDRQEAREKLRSIQERWDEIGKVPRDNFRQIEDRLRKVEQHVRQLDDEHWQKSDPEKQARQNGMASQLEDAISKLEDELEAAKAGGNEKKIKEAQEALDARRSWLKVIGG; encoded by the coding sequence ATGTCTGGTCTCCCCGTACATCCCTTTGGTCGTGTCGACGAGGACGGCACCGTATACGTCACCGAGGGCGACACGGAGCGCTCCGTCGGCCAGTACCCCGACGGCTCCCCCGAAGAGGCACTCGCCTACTTCGTCCGCAAATTCGATGACCTCGCGGGCCAGGTCACGCTGCTCGAGCAGCGCGCCCGTGCCGGCGCCAACGCCGCCGACGTCGCGAAGTCGGTTCGCCACCTTCGCGAGCAGCTCGATGGCGCGAACGCCGTCGGCGACCTCGCCGCGCTGCGCACCCGGCTCGATGCGCTCGACACCGAGGTCGAGGAACTGAGCGGCCAGCAGAAGGAGGCCCAGCAGGCCGCCCTCACCGAGGCGCTCGCGCACCGTGAAGCCATCGTCGTCGAGGCGGAGAAGCTCGCTGCGCAGAACCCCGCATCCATCCAGTGGAAGAAGACCTCGGCGCAGGTCGATGAGTTGTTCGCCCAGTGGCAGCAGCACCAGAAGGATGGCCCGCGCCTCCCGAAGAACGACGCGAACGCCCTGTGGAAGCGATTCCGCACGGCACGCACCCACCTCGACACCGAGCGTCGCAAGTTCTTTGCCGACCTCGACTCGAAGCACAAGGAGGCCCGCGACGCCAAGCAGCGCATCATCGAGCGTGCCGAGGCTCTCGCCCCTAAGGGTGCCGACGGCGTGCCGGAATACCGCGAGCTCCTCGACGAGTGGAAGTCGGTAGGCCGCGCTGGCCGCAAGCACGACGACGCGCTGTGGGACAAGTTCAAGGCCGCGGGCGACGTGCTCTTCCAGGCCAAGGCCGAGATCGACGCGAAGGACAACGAGGAGTTCAGCGAGAACCTCGTCGCCAAGCAGGCGCTGCTCGACGAGGCGGAGCCGCTACTCAAGGTGACCGACCGCCAAGAGGCCCGCGAGAAGCTGCGCAGCATCCAGGAGCGTTGGGACGAGATCGGCAAGGTGCCGCGCGACAACTTCCGTCAGATCGAGGATCGCCTCCGCAAGGTCGAGCAGCACGTGCGTCAGCTCGACGACGAGCACTGGCAGAAGTCGGACCCGGAGAAGCAGGCCCGCCAGAACGGCATGGCTTCGCAGCTCGAGGATGCGATCTCGAAGCTTGAGGACGAGCTCGAGGCAGCCAAGGCAGGCGGCAACGAGAAGAAGATCAAGGAAGCCCAGGAGGCGCTCGACGCGCGCCGCTCGTGGCTGAAGGTGATCGGCGGCTAG